From Chryseotalea sp. WA131a:
TCTACTCCTCGGACACCTCCACTGGCCAACACCTTTAGGTCAGGGAAGGTATCTATGATTTCTTGATAAAATGAAAAGGCGGGGCCTTCCAGCACACCATCGCGAGAGATATCGGTGCACTTGGCATATTTCAATCCGCGATCATAAAAGTATTCGATGTGCTCAAAAAGCGTTACGTTGGCCATTTTTTGCCAACCCCTAAAGGCTACCTTTTTTGATTGGATGTCGGTAACATCTGCCCCCAGCGTGATGTTTTCTCTTCCATAGCTGATCAGCCAAGAGGCAAACAAATTGGGATTTGTGATGGCAATACTGGAGGCGGTAATGTAATCTGCTCCATAATTGTAAGCATTGCCTATATCGCCATCTGTGCAAATGCCCCCGGTAAAATCCAATTTCAAATCGGTATAGCCGGAGATTTGTTGCAGCACATGAAGGTTTCTCGGGCTGCCCGTTTCGGCTCCATCTAAATCTACCAAGTGAAGAATTTCGATGCCGTGGTCTTCAAATCTTTTGGCTAAATCCACCGGGTTTTCATCATAGGCCTTTTCGCTGGTTGGGTCGCCCTTGCGCATTTTCACCACCTTGCCTTTTCGAATCGCTATTGAAGGTATTACTTGAATCATTATAAATCAGAATTTAAAGTATAGAAAGACTATTTAACCATAAAGGGTGCCGCCACCAATGTTTTGTCCCAAATAAGAATCAGCTCCATTTCTTCGCCAACTTTTTCTACGCTGATGGTAAACTGTTCAAATTCCTTTTCTTGCAATACAACGGGGCTTTCCAATTTGATAACGTCTTTAGTGGAATCGCGTAACGCTTGCCCATCAAACCCAACCCCCCAGGAGGGGATATTGCTATTAAAAATGATCTTCCAACTCGTTTCGTTGGGAATTGTCCATAGGCTGTATCGTCCTTTTGGAAGATTTTGACCCGAGAATTGCAGAGCCTGGTTGGTTTCAAAAACGGTGGCTTCGTTGGCCCCCGTGCGCCAAACCTTGCCAAAGGGAACCAGCCCATCTTTTGCAAAAAGAACGCGTCCCTTTTTTGAAGGGCGGTTGTAAAAGACATGCACCTTCAAATCCCCATTAGAAAAGTTAACATTCGACTCGGGGCTGAAGGATTTGGTATAGAAAAAACGAAGATACGTTAAGGTTCCGATCAGGATCACCAAGATAACTCCAACAATAATCAATACGCGTTTCATACACGGGTTTTAAGTGAAATAGACGTCTAGTTAATATTTAACCCTCAATTTGCAAATAATTAATGTTATCCGATTACTTTTGAGCGTTAAACATTTTGAACTATGGCAGTTTTTGGTGTCGTACTTGCCCTTTTCGCTTTGGCCATTCTTTCTATATGGCTTTTCCCCAACAGTAAAGTGAGCGATAACGAGCATGATGTAAAGCACTAACCAGAATGAACATCTGCGTTTTTTGCGGAAGCTCATTGGGCTCAAAAGGTGTTTATAAAAGCGTAGCGCACGAATTGGGCAAACTGATTGCTCAATCAAAATCAACCTTGGTATACGGTGGTGGCAACATTGGCCTAATGGGCGTAGTGGCAGATGCTGTAATGGAACACAACGGAGAGGTGATTGGCATAATACCCGATTTTCTTTTGCGCAGAGAAGTAGCCCACCACGGCATCACCCAATTAGAGGTTGTAGAATCTATGCATGAACGCAAAAAGCGGATGGCCGATCTTTCGGATTCATTCATTGCTTTGCCGGGTGGATGGGGCACCTTGGATGAACTGGCCGAAATTCTTACTTGGAAACAATTAGGCCTCATCTCTTCCTCCATTGGCATCTTAAACATCAATTCTTTTTTCAATCATTTGATCAATCAAATGCAATTGATGGCCAGCCATGGCTTTCTTCAAGAAAATTATCTGCAACAGGTAAAGATTGCCGATAATCCCAAAGATATGCTCATCCAAATGGGTGCTTTCCACGTATAGTAACTCGGTTAGAAATTACTAGATTTCGTAAAACCGTACTAAATGGGGAGAGTTTTACTTTGCCTTCTCTTATTTGTTTTTTCCTATGGTCTTTGCCAAGAACAGCAAATACTGGGCTTCTCATTGCCCCCAAATACCAACAAGGTCGAAATCCCCATCGAGATTCACAACAACCTGGTGGTGGTGCCAGTGATCCTTAACAACACTCTTCCTTTAAAATTTATTGTCGATACGGGCGTTCGAACGGCCATTCTTACGGAAAAAATTTATAGTGATATCCTTAATCTTTCATACACCCGAAAATACACCATCTCGGGGGCAGGTGGCCAAAAATTGGTAGACGCCTTCCTTACAAACAATGTAACCTTTGATATGCCGGGTGTGCACGGGCAAGGGCACTCCATGTTGGTATTAGGTCAAGATTACCTGGAATTAAAAAACTCAATGGGCACCGAGGTGCACGGGATTTTAGGGTATGAACTTTTCAGTCGATTTGTGATAACCATTAACTACGAAGCCAAGCGGCTTACCTTGGAGTTGCCAAACAAATTCAAGCCCAAGCGCTCTTACAAAGTATTGCCCATTACGGTAGAAGACACCAAACCCTTTGTTCATGTAAAATTACAAATGAACGACTCGGTAAAAGTAGATGCAAAGATGTTGGTAGATAGCGGAGCAAGCCACGGTATATTTTTAGAATCCACTTCCGATAGCTTGATTCAAATCCCCGCAAAAAATATTGATGCTGTTTTGGGCCGAGGACTAGGAGGAGTAATATTTGGGAAAATTGCCCGCATCAAATCAATGGATATTTCTGATTACCGATTGGAACAAGTGATTGCCAATTTCCCGTTGGACTATTCCCCCAAAGACACCACCAAAACGAATGCCCGAACTACCTTTCGCAATGGAAGTATTGGTGG
This genomic window contains:
- a CDS encoding 1-(5-phosphoribosyl)-5-[(5-phosphoribosylamino)methylideneamino] imidazole-4-carboxamide isomerase; this translates as MIQVIPSIAIRKGKVVKMRKGDPTSEKAYDENPVDLAKRFEDHGIEILHLVDLDGAETGSPRNLHVLQQISGYTDLKLDFTGGICTDGDIGNAYNYGADYITASSIAITNPNLFASWLISYGRENITLGADVTDIQSKKVAFRGWQKMANVTLFEHIEYFYDRGLKYAKCTDISRDGVLEGPAFSFYQEIIDTFPDLKVLASGGVRGVDDIKRLNDMGVYSVIFGKAYYEGILQLKDLEQFLVKEG
- a CDS encoding DUF2911 domain-containing protein, which translates into the protein MKRVLIIVGVILVILIGTLTYLRFFYTKSFSPESNVNFSNGDLKVHVFYNRPSKKGRVLFAKDGLVPFGKVWRTGANEATVFETNQALQFSGQNLPKGRYSLWTIPNETSWKIIFNSNIPSWGVGFDGQALRDSTKDVIKLESPVVLQEKEFEQFTISVEKVGEEMELILIWDKTLVAAPFMVK
- a CDS encoding TIGR00730 family Rossman fold protein, with translation MNICVFCGSSLGSKGVYKSVAHELGKLIAQSKSTLVYGGGNIGLMGVVADAVMEHNGEVIGIIPDFLLRREVAHHGITQLEVVESMHERKKRMADLSDSFIALPGGWGTLDELAEILTWKQLGLISSSIGILNINSFFNHLINQMQLMASHGFLQENYLQQVKIADNPKDMLIQMGAFHV
- a CDS encoding aspartyl protease family protein, with translation MGRVLLCLLLFVFSYGLCQEQQILGFSLPPNTNKVEIPIEIHNNLVVVPVILNNTLPLKFIVDTGVRTAILTEKIYSDILNLSYTRKYTISGAGGQKLVDAFLTNNVTFDMPGVHGQGHSMLVLGQDYLELKNSMGTEVHGILGYELFSRFVITINYEAKRLTLELPNKFKPKRSYKVLPITVEDTKPFVHVKLQMNDSVKVDAKMLVDSGASHGIFLESTSDSLIQIPAKNIDAVLGRGLGGVIFGKIARIKSMDISDYRLEQVIANFPLDYSPKDTTKTNARTTFRNGSIGGDLLSRFTVVFNFPDEKIYLKKNAAFKKKFYYSLSGLTVRAKGNRLSEFEITDVRKNTPAERSGIQIGDQLLFINGFDLSELELNNVNSLLSQKPGKKIKVQVLRNGEKLKKEFTLESVI